Proteins found in one Microbacterium sp. LWS13-1.2 genomic segment:
- a CDS encoding substrate-binding domain-containing protein, with product MRDRTRGDEDAPGPRRGQSSQPATAALPAASPSASTPPFSAAGSATKPPQPTKPSAIEQRREHRRKRRRQMLIWTTVVGIVVLVGSISTVSYAIVSNFAGPEPVAEDPAPAAPAVVEPIEFPQDEPAATAGAQPCATVSVLSSFENAEMVEGLAAAYNSQPRNVAGSCVTVTTTKDKSGVAAAVVATGFPSLPDDQKPTVWLPDSSTWVDVAQSQGATNLRAEGTSVGISDVVIAMPENLAETIGWDAEAPTWSAIFEAAGDPDLWSGLGHPEWGAFKLGKTSPLMATSGEAAMYASYGTAAGSLAELTATQVQDPGVEAQVHQNETATSHYMATPEHFLWHARQAEASGSTADFLSAVIVDEKSVWDYNRGITSRDGITRTQGEPPSEQLVPIYPADGYYSADNPVMRLTGEWIDPVEAEAAADFIRFTHTAQGQSAVRAAGYRDLNRALDESVEKVGQLQGAQRGTLAFPAADVVTAVQASFPEVRKRANVLFLLDVSGSMDEPIPAGDTKLAQARKAIEAALGHFTTGDDVGLAAFAQGPDGAMLPGLVSPVTDIGTSRDGFLGALGGLSSMGDTPLYQAVDTFAAQQAASWTSDHINAIVLLSDGENDTPNAPTIGADQMLANLKDMHHATPVLIFTLAYGADADVATLQSISSATGAHYYDATDPSKLEAVLGDLVTSF from the coding sequence ATGCGCGATCGCACGCGCGGCGACGAGGACGCGCCCGGACCCCGCCGCGGCCAGTCCTCTCAACCGGCGACCGCTGCCCTTCCCGCAGCGTCGCCCTCCGCTTCCACTCCCCCCTTCTCCGCAGCCGGATCGGCGACGAAGCCGCCTCAGCCGACGAAGCCGTCGGCGATCGAGCAGCGCCGTGAGCACCGCCGCAAGCGCCGCCGCCAGATGCTGATCTGGACCACCGTCGTCGGCATCGTCGTGCTGGTGGGATCGATCAGCACGGTGTCGTATGCGATCGTCTCGAACTTCGCCGGGCCCGAGCCTGTCGCGGAGGACCCCGCGCCGGCAGCCCCCGCCGTGGTCGAGCCGATCGAGTTCCCGCAGGACGAGCCGGCCGCGACTGCGGGCGCCCAGCCGTGCGCCACCGTGAGCGTCCTGTCGTCGTTCGAGAACGCGGAGATGGTCGAGGGCCTTGCCGCCGCGTACAACAGCCAGCCGCGCAACGTCGCCGGCTCGTGCGTGACGGTGACGACGACGAAGGACAAGTCGGGCGTCGCCGCCGCGGTGGTGGCCACCGGGTTCCCGAGCCTGCCCGACGACCAGAAGCCCACCGTGTGGCTGCCGGATTCCTCCACCTGGGTCGACGTCGCCCAGTCGCAGGGCGCCACCAACCTGCGCGCCGAGGGCACGAGCGTCGGCATCTCGGACGTCGTGATCGCGATGCCCGAGAACCTCGCCGAGACCATCGGATGGGATGCCGAGGCCCCGACGTGGAGCGCCATCTTCGAGGCCGCCGGCGACCCCGACCTGTGGAGCGGTCTCGGCCACCCCGAATGGGGCGCGTTCAAGCTCGGCAAGACCAGCCCGCTGATGGCGACCTCGGGCGAGGCGGCGATGTACGCGTCCTACGGCACGGCGGCAGGCTCGCTGGCCGAGCTCACCGCCACCCAGGTGCAGGATCCCGGCGTCGAGGCCCAGGTGCACCAGAACGAGACGGCGACCAGCCACTACATGGCGACGCCCGAGCACTTCCTGTGGCACGCGCGCCAGGCCGAGGCATCCGGTTCCACCGCTGACTTCCTCTCGGCGGTCATCGTCGACGAGAAGTCGGTGTGGGACTACAACCGCGGCATCACCAGCCGTGACGGCATCACCCGCACGCAGGGCGAGCCGCCGTCGGAGCAGCTCGTGCCCATCTACCCCGCCGACGGGTACTACTCCGCCGACAACCCGGTGATGCGCCTCACCGGCGAATGGATCGATCCGGTCGAGGCAGAGGCCGCCGCCGACTTCATCCGGTTCACGCACACCGCGCAGGGCCAGTCGGCCGTGCGCGCCGCCGGCTACCGCGACCTCAACCGCGCGCTCGACGAGAGCGTCGAGAAGGTCGGCCAGCTCCAGGGCGCACAGCGCGGCACGCTCGCGTTCCCCGCCGCCGACGTCGTGACGGCCGTGCAGGCGTCGTTCCCCGAGGTGCGCAAGCGCGCGAACGTGCTGTTCCTGCTCGACGTCTCGGGGTCGATGGACGAGCCCATCCCCGCGGGCGACACGAAGCTCGCCCAGGCGCGCAAGGCCATCGAGGCGGCGCTCGGGCACTTCACCACCGGCGACGACGTCGGGCTCGCCGCGTTCGCGCAGGGGCCGGACGGTGCGATGCTGCCGGGCCTGGTCTCGCCGGTCACCGACATCGGAACGTCGCGCGACGGGTTTCTCGGGGCCCTCGGCGGACTCAGCTCGATGGGCGACACGCCTCTGTACCAGGCCGTCGACACGTTCGCCGCGCAGCAGGCGGCGTCGTGGACGAGCGACCACATCAACGCGATCGTGCTGCTCAGCGACGGCGAGAATGACACCCCCAACGCCCCCACCATCGGCGCCGATCAGATGCTCGCGAACCTGAAGGACATGCATCACGCGACACCGGTGCTCATCTTCACACTCGCCTACGGTGCCGACGCGGACGTGGCGACCCTGCAGTCGATCTCGAGCGCGACCGGCGCGCACTACTACGACGCGACCGACCCGTCCAAGCTCGAGGCCGTGCTCGGCGATCTCGTCACGAGCTTCTGA
- a CDS encoding MarR family winged helix-turn-helix transcriptional regulator encodes MPSTPDDPSDAIAAALARLRGRRMPRPPWAEGAGPHGGGPHSHGHAGPHGAHGHGGAHGAGADHGDDAPDHGHGDDIRGFAGRGGRGGPWGRGGVVPGFGGPPGFGGPSPWGGAGRIGGPARLRLLEALAAASHPLSVGEIADAVGVDQPRASRLVQQAVELELARREADPDDARRTRVALTDAGTRLVRGFRGERREAMDAALAAFTDDERAELARLLTKLADSWPGASPTGR; translated from the coding sequence ATGCCGTCCACCCCCGACGACCCGTCCGACGCCATCGCAGCCGCGCTCGCCCGGCTGCGCGGTCGACGTATGCCGCGCCCGCCGTGGGCCGAGGGAGCCGGGCCGCACGGCGGCGGGCCGCACTCCCACGGTCATGCCGGGCCCCACGGCGCTCATGGCCACGGCGGAGCGCACGGCGCCGGCGCCGATCACGGCGACGACGCCCCGGATCACGGGCACGGCGACGACATCCGAGGCTTCGCCGGCCGCGGTGGACGCGGCGGGCCGTGGGGGCGCGGTGGAGTCGTCCCGGGCTTCGGCGGGCCGCCCGGGTTCGGCGGACCGTCCCCCTGGGGCGGCGCCGGCCGCATCGGCGGACCCGCACGCCTGCGGCTGCTCGAGGCGCTGGCCGCGGCATCCCACCCGCTGTCGGTGGGCGAGATCGCCGACGCCGTCGGGGTCGATCAGCCCCGCGCGTCGCGGCTGGTGCAGCAGGCCGTCGAGCTCGAACTGGCTCGGCGGGAGGCCGACCCCGACGACGCGCGCCGCACCCGTGTGGCTCTGACGGATGCCGGCACCCGGCTCGTGCGCGGCTTCCGGGGCGAGCGGCGCGAAGCCATGGACGCAGCGCTCGCGGCCTTCACCGACGACGAGCGCGCCGAGCTCGCGCGTCTCCTCACCAAGCTCGCCGACTCCTGGCCCGGGGCGTCACCAACCGGTCGTTGA
- a CDS encoding CbiX/SirB N-terminal domain-containing protein — protein MTNAPALLAISHGTASPAGQAAVAGLVDAVARRLPEVTVRLGHVDVQQPDVAASLDAIPEGTPVVIVPLLLSAGYHVRVDLIAQTAGRKGIVIAPALGPDPRLVDALVARLAPLAPEAGDALVLAVAGSSDDRANEDCRVTARMLGERLGREVSVGFLAAADPRLDVAVAQAAATSAARTVVADYLLAPGYFHDLAVRMAAGAPVAPPLLGDDEPPVSLVDIVVDRYRAVASLSD, from the coding sequence GTGACCAACGCGCCCGCGCTCCTCGCCATCTCGCACGGAACGGCGTCGCCCGCCGGGCAGGCGGCCGTCGCGGGGCTGGTGGATGCCGTCGCACGGCGCCTCCCGGAGGTCACAGTGCGCCTCGGGCACGTCGACGTGCAGCAGCCCGATGTGGCGGCATCCCTCGACGCGATCCCGGAGGGCACACCGGTCGTGATCGTGCCCCTGCTGCTGTCGGCCGGGTACCACGTGCGCGTCGATCTCATCGCGCAGACCGCGGGCAGGAAGGGCATCGTCATCGCCCCCGCACTCGGCCCCGACCCCCGGCTCGTTGATGCTCTCGTGGCACGACTCGCGCCGCTCGCGCCGGAGGCCGGCGACGCTCTCGTGCTCGCGGTGGCGGGATCCAGTGACGACCGCGCGAACGAGGACTGCCGCGTCACCGCGAGGATGCTCGGCGAACGCCTCGGGCGCGAGGTGTCGGTGGGCTTCCTCGCCGCCGCCGACCCGCGGCTCGACGTCGCGGTGGCGCAGGCCGCTGCGACATCGGCCGCGCGCACCGTGGTCGCGGACTACCTGCTCGCACCGGGCTACTTCCACGACCTCGCCGTGCGGATGGCGGCCGGTGCCCCCGTGGCGCCGCCGCTGCTCGGCGACGACGAGCCGCCGGTGTCCCTGGTCGACATCGTCGTCGATCGCTACCGCGCGGTCGCCTCTTTATCGGACTGA
- a CDS encoding nitrite/sulfite reductase — MSETEARAASERPRAAVRPPRASSKPNGQWKIDGTAPLNGNEEWKQVDNGLSVRDRIEQTYSKGGFASIDPTDLHGRFRVWGLYTQRKPGIDGGRTATLTPEELEDEYFMLRVRIDGGQLTTAQLRVIAGISTEFGRDTADITDRQNIQLHWIRVEDVPEIWRRLEAVGLQTTEACGDVPRVVLGSPVAGIAADELIDPTPQIDEITSRFIGDETLANLPRKFKSAITGHPSQDVVHEINDVAFVALEHPELGVGYDLWVGGGLSTTPRLGERLGTFVRPDQVAEAWHGVAQIFRDYGYRRLRNKARLKFLLAEWGTEKFRQVLQDEYLGYALSDGPAAPTPATPGDHVGVHEQKDGRFYVGVTPIVGRVSGPTLAKLADVIEAHGSSRLRTTPHQKLVILDVPAENVEPLVAELDALGLQARPSLIRRGTIACTGIEFCKLAIVETKVNATAAVLDLEERLKGFELPHPIALHVNGCPNSCARIQTADIGLKGQLVTIDGEQVPGYQVHLGGGLASQDRDEPGLGRTVRGLKVAADGIADYVERVVTRFLADREADETFAQWAHRAEEEALQ, encoded by the coding sequence ATCAGCGAAACCGAAGCGCGCGCTGCGTCGGAACGCCCGCGCGCCGCCGTGCGACCGCCGCGGGCGTCGTCGAAGCCGAACGGCCAGTGGAAGATCGACGGCACCGCGCCGCTCAACGGCAACGAGGAGTGGAAGCAGGTCGACAACGGCCTGAGCGTCCGCGACCGCATCGAGCAGACCTACTCGAAGGGCGGCTTCGCCTCCATCGACCCGACCGACCTGCACGGCCGGTTCCGCGTGTGGGGGCTGTACACCCAGCGCAAGCCCGGGATCGACGGCGGCCGCACCGCGACCCTGACCCCCGAAGAGCTCGAAGACGAGTACTTCATGCTGCGGGTCCGCATCGACGGCGGCCAGTTGACCACCGCGCAGCTGCGCGTGATCGCCGGCATCTCGACCGAGTTCGGCCGCGACACCGCCGACATCACCGACCGCCAGAACATCCAGCTGCACTGGATCCGCGTCGAGGACGTGCCCGAGATCTGGCGCCGCCTCGAGGCGGTGGGCCTGCAGACCACCGAGGCGTGCGGCGACGTGCCCCGCGTCGTGCTCGGCTCGCCCGTGGCAGGCATCGCCGCCGACGAGCTCATCGACCCCACGCCGCAGATCGACGAGATCACGTCGCGCTTCATCGGCGACGAGACGCTCGCGAACCTCCCCCGCAAGTTCAAGTCGGCGATCACCGGGCACCCCAGCCAGGACGTGGTCCACGAGATCAACGACGTCGCGTTCGTCGCCCTCGAGCACCCCGAGCTGGGCGTCGGCTACGACCTGTGGGTCGGCGGCGGCCTGTCGACGACCCCGCGTCTCGGCGAGCGCCTCGGCACGTTCGTGCGACCCGATCAGGTGGCGGAGGCCTGGCACGGCGTCGCCCAGATCTTCCGCGACTACGGCTACCGGCGCCTGCGCAACAAGGCGCGCCTGAAGTTCCTGCTCGCCGAGTGGGGTACGGAGAAGTTCCGGCAGGTGCTGCAGGACGAGTACCTCGGCTATGCGCTCTCCGACGGCCCCGCCGCCCCCACGCCGGCGACCCCCGGCGACCACGTCGGCGTGCACGAGCAGAAGGACGGACGCTTCTACGTCGGCGTCACGCCCATCGTCGGCCGCGTCTCGGGCCCGACGCTCGCGAAGCTCGCCGACGTCATCGAGGCGCACGGCTCGAGCCGCCTGCGCACCACGCCGCACCAGAAGCTCGTCATCCTCGACGTCCCCGCCGAGAACGTCGAGCCGCTCGTCGCCGAGCTCGACGCCCTCGGGCTGCAGGCGCGACCGAGCCTGATCCGCCGCGGCACGATCGCCTGCACCGGCATCGAGTTCTGCAAGCTCGCGATCGTCGAGACGAAGGTCAACGCGACCGCTGCCGTGCTCGACCTCGAAGAGCGTCTCAAGGGCTTCGAGCTGCCACATCCGATCGCCCTGCACGTCAACGGATGCCCCAACTCGTGCGCACGCATCCAGACCGCCGACATCGGACTCAAGGGCCAGCTCGTCACCATCGACGGCGAGCAGGTGCCCGGCTACCAGGTGCACCTCGGCGGCGGACTCGCCTCGCAGGACCGCGACGAGCCGGGCCTCGGGCGCACCGTGCGCGGGCTC